A part of Anabas testudineus chromosome 9, fAnaTes1.2, whole genome shotgun sequence genomic DNA contains:
- the c9h9orf64 gene encoding queuosine salvage protein: METPLFPRDSGKFIAERSQDVFVEDEGVQKVAEMLFTLRHSEELTASGWKKANPLAPAPTSDQALNWVFIVDTMNFSFWPDKDTQQCEVTYKGTTYTGYMTLCAAITRALEEGIPITEPKYFSQISVEELGHVLRSDNETPMPMLQERHKVLTEGGRVLLEHGGSFRSFISQAGNDAQKMMELIVKKIPSYRDEATYEGKRVSFYKRAQILVADYWGIMEARGEGDVINMDWLTMFADYRVPQALVYLGALRYSDKLMQTLRNGELLCSGDRREVEIRGCSIWCVERIKDHLCKLVQERVGNTCNINAVIIDFYLWPYAKQHHKEMAHIPIHHTRCIYY; encoded by the exons ATGGAAACACCTCTGTTTCCCCGTGACTCTGGAAAATTTATCGCAGAGCGCAGTCAGGATGTGTTTGTGGAGGACGAAGGAGTGCAGAAGGTGGCGGAGATGCTCTTCACTCTTCGACACAGTGAAGAGTTGACTGCCAGTGGCTGGAAGAAGGCAAATCCATTGGCCCCAGCACCCACCTCTGACCAG GCCTTAAACTGGGTGTTCATAGTGGACACCATGAACTTCTCCTTTTGGCCAGACAAAGACACTCAGCAGTGTGAGGTGACCTATAAAGGGACCACGTACACAGGCTACATGACTTTGTGTGCTGCCATCACCAGGGCTTTGGAAGAAG GTATACCCATCACTGAACCGAAGTACTTCTCTCAGATAAGTGTGGAGGAGCTGGGACACGTCCTTCGATCAGACAATGAAACGCCCATGCCAATGCTTCAGGAGCGCCACAAG GTGCTGACTGAGGGCGGCCGCGTGCTGCTGGAACACGGCGGAAGCTTCCGCAGTTTTATCAGCCAAGCCGGGAACGACGCCCAGAAGATGATGGAGCTCATCGTGAAGAAGATCCCATCCTACAGGGATGAAGCTACGTATGAG GGGAAGAGAGTCTCATTCTACAAGCGAGCCCAGATCCTGGTGGCAGATTACTGGGGTATCATGGAGGccagaggagagggagatgTCATTAACATGGACTGGCTGACTATGTTCGCAGACTACAGGGTCCCGCAGGCACTCGTTTATCTTGGAGCACTACGATACTCTGACAAGCTGATGCAGACGCTGAGAAACG GCGAGCTGCTGTGCTCAGGGGACAGGAGAGAGGTTGAGATCCGAGGCTGTTCAATTTGGTGTGTGGAGCGGATCAAAGACCATCTTTGCAAGCTGGTGCAGGAGAGAGTCGGAAACACCTGCAACATTAACGCCGTAATCATCGACTTCTACCTGTGGCCTTACGCCAAACAGCACCACAAAGAGATGGCTCACATTCCCATACACCACACACGCTGTATTTACTACTGA